The following are encoded in a window of Mycobacterium vicinigordonae genomic DNA:
- a CDS encoding SDR family oxidoreductase has translation MVIGASSGLGRCIGVGLAKRGDQVALLARRRERIETAAQEAGSAAVAVECDVTDEASARAGIDAAADALGGIDNVVYAPAISPLVPLAETDAATWRRVLDTNVIGAALATAAAVPHLTASADRTAGKVVYLSSDAGSFGPPWPGLGAYGVSKAALERLVEAWRAEHPDIGFTSLIVGECAGGEGDAQTGMNAGWDRELAMQAYPLWVSRGCMPGKLMPVEDLVDVVHTILRTDACTSMPVVVARGAPGAAGAVLAHTPKS, from the coding sequence GTGGTGATCGGAGCCTCGAGCGGGCTGGGGCGGTGCATTGGTGTCGGCTTGGCAAAGCGCGGTGACCAGGTCGCGCTGCTCGCCCGGCGGCGTGAGCGCATCGAAACTGCGGCACAGGAAGCCGGATCAGCGGCGGTTGCCGTGGAGTGCGACGTCACCGACGAGGCGTCGGCCCGAGCGGGCATCGACGCCGCGGCGGACGCGCTCGGCGGCATCGACAACGTCGTCTACGCGCCCGCGATCAGTCCCTTGGTGCCGTTGGCCGAAACCGACGCCGCGACCTGGCGCCGTGTGCTCGACACCAACGTGATCGGCGCTGCGCTGGCCACGGCGGCCGCCGTCCCGCACCTCACCGCCTCCGCTGATAGAACCGCAGGCAAAGTCGTCTATCTGTCCTCGGATGCGGGCAGCTTCGGGCCGCCCTGGCCAGGATTGGGCGCCTACGGCGTCAGCAAGGCCGCGCTGGAACGCCTGGTCGAGGCATGGCGCGCCGAGCACCCCGACATCGGCTTCACCAGTCTCATCGTCGGTGAATGCGCCGGAGGTGAGGGCGATGCCCAGACCGGCATGAACGCCGGCTGGGACCGCGAGCTGGCCATGCAGGCTTACCCGCTGTGGGTGTCGCGAGGCTGCATGCCAGGCAAACTTATGCCCGTCGAAGACCTCGTCGACGTCGTGCACACCATCCTGCGCACCGACGCCTGCACGTCGATGCCGGTGGTGGTCGCCCGGGGCGCTCCGGGTGCCGCGGGAGCGGTTCTGGCCCACACCCCAAAGTCCTAG
- a CDS encoding TetR/AcrR family transcriptional regulator: MSERRSQEERRGEAERKLVRAAAELVGEIGPARVTLANVGERAGYSRGLATHHFGSKGALLLRVVEAVTQQFREAMIGESGEPLDDLRRLIRVYFEVMSDLQPVNRARLVLWADAVAYPSEDIRPAMVAADREFRAEIEKRLERAVAAGEVAPVSAHGLAAVIVAMLRGVALQSLIDEHVDLAAARAEIEEMVTARLTKENRK, from the coding sequence GTGAGCGAACGGCGCAGCCAGGAAGAACGGCGCGGCGAAGCGGAACGAAAACTAGTCAGGGCGGCCGCCGAACTCGTCGGCGAGATCGGTCCCGCCAGGGTGACCCTGGCCAACGTCGGCGAGCGAGCGGGCTACAGCCGCGGACTGGCCACCCACCACTTCGGCTCCAAGGGCGCCCTGTTGCTGCGTGTGGTCGAAGCGGTGACCCAGCAGTTCCGCGAGGCGATGATCGGCGAGTCCGGCGAGCCCCTGGACGACCTGCGCCGGCTGATCCGCGTCTACTTCGAGGTGATGTCGGATCTGCAACCAGTCAACCGGGCCCGGCTGGTGCTGTGGGCGGATGCGGTCGCCTACCCATCCGAGGACATCAGGCCCGCAATGGTCGCCGCGGACCGGGAGTTCCGCGCGGAGATCGAAAAGCGTTTGGAACGAGCAGTTGCGGCCGGTGAAGTCGCCCCGGTCAGCGCGCACGGGCTGGCCGCCGTGATCGTTGCCATGCTACGTGGGGTGGCGCTGCAGTCCCTGATCGATGAACATGTTGATCTTGCTGCGGCTCGCGCGGAAATCGAGGAAATGGTGACCGCTCGCTTAACGAAAGAGAATCGAAAATGA
- a CDS encoding aldo/keto reductase: MKYLQVDGVGQVSRIGLGTWQFGSREWGYGDDYASGAARDIVRRARALGVTLFDTAEVYGLGKSERILGEALGDERADVAVASKIFPVAPFPAIIKQRERASARRLQLDRIPLYQIHQSNPLVPDTVIMPGMRDLLDEGKIGAAGVSNYSLSRWQQADAALGRPVISNQVEFSLARPRALDHMVPFAERENRIVIAYSPLAQGLLGGKYGVDNRPGGVRSVNPLFGIENLRRIEPLLQTLRDVAGQVGAKPAQVALAWLISLPGVVAIPGASSVEQLEFNVAAAEVELSNESRDALTAAARAFKPVSARRVLADLVREKIGR; the protein is encoded by the coding sequence ATGAAATACCTACAGGTCGACGGAGTCGGACAGGTCAGCCGCATCGGTCTTGGAACGTGGCAGTTCGGCTCGCGCGAATGGGGTTACGGCGACGACTACGCCTCCGGTGCCGCCCGCGATATCGTGCGGCGCGCCCGCGCCCTGGGCGTCACTCTCTTCGACACCGCCGAGGTGTACGGGCTGGGCAAGAGCGAACGCATCCTCGGCGAAGCGCTGGGCGACGAACGCGCAGACGTAGCGGTGGCTAGCAAGATTTTCCCCGTCGCACCCTTCCCCGCAATCATCAAGCAACGCGAACGCGCCAGTGCACGCCGCCTCCAGCTAGACCGCATCCCCCTGTACCAAATCCACCAGTCCAACCCACTGGTCCCCGACACGGTCATCATGCCCGGCATGCGCGACCTACTCGACGAAGGCAAGATCGGCGCGGCCGGCGTCTCGAACTATTCGCTGTCCCGTTGGCAGCAGGCAGACGCGGCGCTCGGCCGGCCCGTCATCAGCAACCAGGTGGAGTTCTCGCTCGCCCGCCCGCGCGCGCTGGACCACATGGTTCCCTTCGCCGAGCGGGAGAACCGCATCGTTATCGCCTACAGCCCACTGGCACAGGGACTGCTCGGCGGCAAGTACGGCGTCGACAACCGACCCGGCGGTGTTCGCTCGGTAAACCCGCTGTTCGGCATCGAGAATCTGCGCCGGATCGAGCCGCTGTTACAGACCCTGCGCGATGTCGCCGGCCAGGTCGGCGCCAAGCCCGCCCAGGTCGCGCTCGCCTGGCTGATCAGCCTGCCTGGCGTGGTGGCCATCCCAGGCGCCTCTAGCGTGGAGCAGCTTGAATTCAACGTAGCGGCGGCCGAGGTCGAGCTGAGCAACGAATCGCGCGATGCGCTAACCGCCGCTGCCCGCGCATTCAAGCCGGTCTCGGCGCGCCGGGTTCTCGCCGACCTGGTCCGCGAGAAGATCGGGCGTTAG
- a CDS encoding TetR/AcrR family transcriptional regulator, with amino-acid sequence MAQQSISKSAARSARAYRSELRQRQAEQTRSRVLAAAAELFAEFGYTRTTFAKIAEAAGVSPETVQGHGPKAALMIAAVEYAGVGVAGEENIFNLETGRRILTIQDGTEALTHIVAVIIDIHRRTAPLAPALYGGAAVDPELDRYLQELNASINRQIERVLGVARDRRWLRDDLPFDELVETAAVIATVETYLRLTRSDGWTPERYGTWCRRMLAENIFR; translated from the coding sequence ATGGCACAGCAGTCAATATCGAAATCCGCTGCTCGGTCCGCCCGCGCCTACCGATCCGAACTACGGCAACGGCAGGCCGAGCAAACCCGTTCTCGGGTGTTGGCCGCCGCTGCTGAGCTGTTTGCCGAGTTTGGTTACACCCGCACAACATTCGCGAAAATCGCTGAGGCAGCAGGTGTTTCGCCCGAGACCGTGCAGGGGCACGGCCCCAAGGCCGCCCTGATGATCGCGGCCGTCGAGTACGCGGGAGTGGGGGTGGCAGGAGAAGAAAACATCTTCAATCTCGAAACCGGCCGTCGCATCCTGACAATCCAGGACGGCACGGAGGCCCTGACTCATATCGTCGCAGTCATCATCGACATCCACCGGCGAACCGCGCCGCTGGCCCCGGCGCTATACGGCGGCGCCGCCGTCGACCCCGAACTGGACCGGTACCTACAGGAGTTGAACGCCAGCATCAATCGGCAGATCGAGCGGGTGCTCGGCGTGGCACGCGACCGCCGTTGGCTCCGCGACGATCTTCCCTTCGACGAACTGGTCGAAACGGCCGCGGTGATCGCCACTGTCGAGACCTATCTGCGCCTCACGCGCAGCGACGGGTGGACCCCGGAGCGCTACGGTACCTGGTGCCGACGCATGCTGGCCGAGAACATCTTTCGCTGA
- a CDS encoding VOC family protein: MSRIFGNINQIGYVVRDIHTSMDQWVRLGVGPWFYIEDVVTDYFRYRGADSDLKMSVALANSGDVQLELIQQRNDASSMYKEFLDSGRQGAQHIAYWTNDFQGLYDRALAAGYTVAQEGSIGGEQGRFAYLDTEFDQGTVVEISDISGPKGEMFDYVRESAANWDGAEPIRVLG; this comes from the coding sequence ATGAGCCGAATATTCGGGAATATCAACCAGATTGGCTATGTCGTGCGCGATATCCACACCTCGATGGACCAGTGGGTGCGTCTGGGGGTGGGTCCATGGTTCTACATCGAGGACGTCGTCACCGATTACTTCCGCTACCGCGGGGCGGACTCTGATCTGAAGATGAGTGTGGCGCTGGCCAACTCCGGCGACGTCCAGCTCGAGCTGATCCAGCAACGCAACGATGCGTCGTCGATGTACAAAGAGTTTCTGGACTCAGGTCGGCAAGGTGCGCAGCATATCGCGTACTGGACCAACGATTTCCAAGGCCTTTACGACCGCGCGCTGGCGGCCGGCTACACCGTTGCCCAGGAAGGAAGCATCGGCGGCGAACAAGGCCGCTTCGCCTACCTGGACACCGAATTCGACCAGGGCACCGTGGTCGAGATCAGTGACATCAGCGGCCCGAAGGGCGAGATGTTCGACTACGTCCGCGAGTCGGCCGCCAACTGGGATGGCGCCGAACCGATTCGGGTGCTCGGATGA
- a CDS encoding nitroreductase family deazaflavin-dependent oxidoreductase — translation MADDAERKFNEHNIEEFRRNGGKVGGQFEGFPLLLLTSTGAKSGAQRVNPVAYFDIDGKIYIVGSAAGRDQSPAWVHNLRAHPSASIEIGSDPARPVTSRELPRDERDAIYRIVVQRAPGFGEYEKRTDRVIPVFELNAA, via the coding sequence ATGGCTGACGACGCGGAACGCAAATTCAACGAACACAACATCGAGGAGTTCCGTCGTAACGGCGGCAAGGTGGGCGGGCAATTCGAGGGCTTCCCGTTATTGTTGCTGACGTCGACCGGAGCGAAAAGTGGCGCCCAGCGGGTCAATCCGGTCGCCTACTTCGACATCGACGGCAAGATCTACATTGTCGGCTCCGCCGCGGGTCGCGACCAGAGTCCGGCGTGGGTGCACAATCTGCGCGCCCACCCGAGCGCGAGCATCGAGATCGGCTCCGACCCTGCGCGCCCCGTTACCAGCCGCGAACTCCCGCGTGACGAGCGCGATGCCATCTATCGGATCGTCGTGCAGCGTGCTCCGGGGTTCGGCGAGTACGAAAAGCGCACCGACCGGGTTATCCCGGTCTTCGAGTTGAACGCCGCCTGA
- a CDS encoding glycosyltransferase, with the protein MASIIIGSIPAHGHVTPMLAIARGFVERGDQVRFITGTNFAERVRAVGATHIRLPSDADYDISILETFPERAKLKGIKAGAFDLEHVFARPALPQYQMLMAAQAAQPADVVLVDPAFTGALILLGHRRPSRPPVVMCGVVPILVPSVDTAMAGLGLAPARRCNRPRNAVLAAMTRRIVLRANEIIDDSYRRVHGNAGNCSFLELGALADAMVQFTVPAFEYPRSDAPSSLHFAGPLGATGSDAPLPDWWHDLGGSRPIVHVTQGTVANSDYRQAIAPTLQALADEDVLVVVSTGGRPLDTLPPLPENARAATFLPYDELLPRTAVYVTNGGYGGVQYALRYGVPIVATGGKEDKPEVGARVAWSGVGRRLRTERPSPRALRRDILAVLEQPRYREAAGRMAADMAAAPGFACLADVVEQLIHEPVSRGAL; encoded by the coding sequence ATGGCATCGATCATCATCGGCAGCATCCCCGCCCATGGCCACGTCACGCCGATGCTGGCGATCGCCCGAGGTTTCGTTGAACGGGGTGATCAAGTTCGGTTCATTACTGGCACCAATTTCGCCGAGCGGGTCCGCGCCGTGGGCGCAACTCACATTCGGTTGCCGTCCGACGCCGACTATGACATCAGCATTTTGGAAACTTTCCCAGAGCGCGCCAAGCTGAAGGGGATCAAAGCAGGGGCGTTCGACCTCGAGCACGTGTTCGCCCGTCCCGCGCTGCCGCAGTACCAGATGTTGATGGCGGCGCAGGCCGCACAGCCCGCAGACGTTGTGTTGGTCGACCCGGCCTTCACGGGTGCGCTGATCCTGCTCGGGCACCGACGACCCAGCCGCCCGCCGGTGGTCATGTGTGGCGTTGTGCCCATCCTTGTCCCCAGTGTCGATACGGCTATGGCGGGTTTAGGGCTCGCTCCAGCACGGCGTTGCAACAGGCCGCGCAATGCCGTGTTGGCCGCGATGACTCGACGAATCGTGCTGCGTGCCAACGAGATTATCGACGATAGTTACCGCCGGGTGCACGGCAACGCAGGCAACTGCTCGTTCCTGGAGCTAGGAGCGCTCGCCGACGCGATGGTGCAGTTCACCGTTCCTGCCTTCGAGTACCCACGGTCGGACGCGCCCTCGTCGCTGCACTTCGCCGGACCGCTCGGTGCAACCGGATCAGACGCGCCGCTGCCGGACTGGTGGCACGATCTCGGCGGCAGCCGACCAATAGTGCATGTCACCCAAGGGACCGTCGCCAATTCCGACTACCGGCAGGCTATTGCGCCAACGCTGCAGGCGTTGGCCGACGAGGACGTCCTCGTGGTGGTCAGCACCGGTGGGCGACCGCTCGACACGCTGCCGCCGCTGCCCGAAAATGCCCGGGCGGCAACTTTTCTTCCCTATGACGAACTGCTGCCGCGCACGGCCGTGTACGTCACGAACGGCGGCTACGGGGGAGTGCAGTACGCACTGCGCTATGGCGTACCGATTGTGGCCACCGGCGGAAAAGAGGACAAACCCGAAGTGGGCGCGCGGGTGGCGTGGTCCGGGGTTGGTCGCCGGCTCAGGACCGAGCGGCCGTCGCCGCGCGCGTTGCGCCGCGACATCCTCGCGGTGCTGGAGCAGCCCCGTTACCGGGAAGCGGCCGGACGCATGGCAGCCGATATGGCCGCGGCGCCTGGGTTCGCCTGTTTGGCCGATGTCGTCGAGCAACTCATCCACGAGCCTGTCAGTCGAGGCGCACTGTGA
- a CDS encoding carboxymuconolactone decarboxylase family protein, whose protein sequence is MMVPPREPLPYPDIDVLPPHLQDAVTSRASLNIFRMIMHTPALAPSFLTLANDVLQQNSLPPTWRELVILRVGFRYHCGYELHHHLNIGRAIGVTEADIAAAESGSTESLGEEEANILRLADLILTNHTLSAAERTAALKTLSINQLADLTLTVGFYQLVCNFLNIFGVQPEGSPQ, encoded by the coding sequence ATGATGGTGCCACCGCGGGAACCGTTGCCGTACCCGGATATCGACGTGCTGCCACCGCACCTTCAGGACGCGGTTACCAGCCGAGCGTCGCTGAACATCTTTCGCATGATCATGCACACCCCGGCCCTGGCGCCAAGCTTCTTGACGCTGGCCAACGATGTGCTGCAACAAAATTCGCTGCCTCCGACTTGGCGCGAACTCGTCATCCTGCGGGTAGGGTTCCGCTATCACTGTGGCTACGAGCTGCACCATCACCTCAACATCGGTCGCGCCATCGGTGTGACTGAAGCGGATATCGCCGCCGCCGAGTCCGGGTCGACGGAAAGCCTTGGCGAAGAAGAAGCCAACATCTTGCGGCTCGCCGATCTGATACTGACCAACCACACCCTGAGTGCGGCCGAGCGCACCGCAGCGCTGAAAACCCTCAGCATCAATCAACTCGCCGACCTCACCCTCACCGTCGGCTTCTACCAGCTGGTGTGCAACTTCCTCAACATCTTCGGGGTCCAGCCCGAGGGATCACCTCAATAA
- the htpG gene encoding molecular chaperone HtpG: MNAQVEQLEFQAEARQLLDLMVHSVYSNKDSFLRELISNASDALDKLRLEALRNKDLDVDTSDLHIEIDVDKDARTLTIRDNGIGMTRAEVVDLIGTLAKSGTAELRQQLREAKNAQNEQASEELIGQFGIGFYSSFMVADKVQLLTRKAGESEATKWESSGEGTYTIEAVEGAPQGTSVTLHLKPEDAEDELHDYTSPWKLKGLVKQYSDFIAWPIRMEVERRIQVPVEGSEEASEDEPVETEEKVVTETETLNSMKALWARPKDEVSDEEYKEFYKHIAHAWDDPLEVIAMKAEGTFEYQALLFIPSQAPFDLFNRDAKTGVQLYVKRVFIMGDCDELMPEYLRFVKGVVDAQDLSLNVSREILQKDRQINAIRRRLTKKVLSTIKEIQAQRPDEYRTFWTQFGKVLKEGLLSDFDNQETLLAVSSFASTHSEEEPATLAEYVGRMKEGQTQIFYATGESRQQLLKSPHLEAFKAKGYEVLLLTDPVDEVWVGTVTEFDGKPLQSVAKGEVDLDGGEESSTAEREEQQKEFADLLSWLKETLSEHVKEVRLSTRLTESPACLITDAFGITPALARLYKASGQDVPVGKRILELNPNHPLVKGLRQAHADRPDDATVAETAELLYGTALLAEGGALEDPARFAELLADRLARTM; this comes from the coding sequence ATGAACGCGCAGGTCGAGCAGCTGGAGTTCCAGGCAGAGGCCCGGCAATTGCTGGACTTGATGGTCCACTCTGTCTATTCGAACAAGGACTCGTTTTTACGGGAACTGATCTCCAATGCTTCCGATGCGTTGGACAAGTTGCGATTGGAAGCTCTTCGTAACAAGGACTTAGACGTCGACACCTCCGATCTGCACATCGAGATCGATGTCGATAAGGACGCCAGGACACTGACGATCCGCGACAACGGAATCGGCATGACCCGTGCCGAGGTGGTGGACCTGATCGGAACGCTGGCCAAGTCGGGCACCGCCGAACTGCGCCAACAACTTCGAGAGGCCAAGAACGCCCAGAACGAGCAGGCCTCCGAGGAGCTGATCGGCCAGTTCGGCATCGGCTTCTACTCGTCTTTCATGGTCGCCGACAAGGTCCAGCTGCTCACCCGCAAAGCCGGCGAAAGCGAAGCCACCAAGTGGGAGTCCAGCGGCGAGGGCACCTACACCATCGAAGCCGTTGAAGGCGCCCCGCAGGGCACCTCGGTCACCCTGCATCTCAAGCCCGAGGACGCCGAGGACGAGCTGCACGACTACACGTCCCCGTGGAAGCTCAAAGGCCTGGTCAAGCAGTACTCCGACTTCATCGCCTGGCCTATCCGGATGGAGGTCGAGCGCCGCATCCAGGTGCCGGTCGAGGGATCCGAGGAGGCCTCCGAGGACGAGCCCGTGGAGACCGAAGAAAAGGTCGTCACCGAAACCGAGACGTTGAACTCGATGAAGGCGCTGTGGGCGCGGCCTAAAGACGAGGTGTCCGACGAGGAGTACAAGGAGTTCTACAAGCACATCGCGCACGCTTGGGACGACCCACTTGAGGTCATCGCGATGAAGGCCGAGGGCACCTTCGAGTACCAGGCGTTGCTGTTCATCCCGTCCCAGGCCCCGTTCGACCTATTCAACCGGGACGCTAAGACCGGGGTGCAGCTGTACGTCAAACGGGTTTTCATCATGGGTGACTGCGATGAACTGATGCCCGAGTACCTGCGTTTCGTCAAGGGTGTCGTCGACGCACAAGACCTGTCGCTCAACGTTTCTCGGGAAATCCTGCAGAAGGATAGGCAGATCAACGCGATCCGTCGGCGGCTAACCAAAAAGGTACTCTCCACCATCAAGGAGATTCAAGCGCAGCGGCCCGACGAGTACCGCACCTTCTGGACTCAGTTCGGCAAGGTCCTCAAGGAAGGCCTGCTGTCGGACTTCGACAACCAGGAAACTCTGCTGGCGGTGTCGTCGTTCGCCTCGACACACAGCGAGGAGGAGCCCGCCACACTGGCGGAGTACGTCGGTCGGATGAAAGAAGGCCAGACACAGATCTTCTACGCCACCGGGGAGTCGCGACAGCAGCTGCTTAAATCGCCGCATTTGGAGGCTTTCAAGGCCAAGGGTTACGAGGTGCTGTTGCTGACCGACCCAGTCGATGAGGTCTGGGTCGGCACCGTCACCGAGTTCGACGGCAAGCCGCTGCAGTCGGTGGCCAAGGGGGAGGTGGATCTCGACGGGGGCGAAGAGTCCTCGACGGCCGAGCGTGAGGAGCAGCAGAAAGAGTTTGCCGACCTCTTGAGCTGGCTCAAGGAGACGCTGAGCGAACACGTCAAGGAAGTGCGGTTGTCCACCCGTCTCACCGAGTCGCCCGCCTGCCTGATCACCGACGCGTTTGGTATCACCCCGGCGCTGGCCCGGCTCTACAAGGCGTCCGGCCAGGACGTCCCGGTGGGCAAGCGGATCTTGGAACTCAACCCGAACCATCCGCTGGTCAAGGGGCTGCGTCAGGCTCATGCCGACCGGCCCGACGATGCCACGGTCGCCGAAACCGCCGAACTGCTCTACGGCACCGCGCTTCTTGCCGAGGGCGGCGCATTGGAGGACCCGGCACGCTTCGCCGAACTGCTGGCTGACCGGCTGGCACGGACGATGTAG
- a CDS encoding PaaI family thioesterase translates to MVDSFASMTDSLPVYESLAVSVRRLIDATIRTEVSHEVIAAARAKIDSVTSELSAELMPGTFGERRIDDGQGVASGNVVIGVRNPSAPPLVIHRESDGSVWTEFTLGAAFEGPMGHVHGGVSAMILDHVLGATAHQPGRPAYTGTLTLRYHRRTQLRQPLRADAWIESQQGVKTFAVGQISDGEGVTVSAEGVFIHPRNS, encoded by the coding sequence ATGGTGGATTCGTTTGCGTCGATGACCGATTCGCTGCCGGTGTACGAGTCACTGGCGGTGTCGGTGCGGCGGTTGATCGACGCGACAATCCGCACCGAAGTCAGCCACGAGGTCATCGCCGCCGCTCGAGCCAAGATCGACAGCGTCACAAGCGAACTCAGTGCCGAGCTGATGCCAGGCACGTTCGGTGAACGCCGGATCGACGACGGCCAGGGCGTCGCCTCGGGCAATGTCGTTATCGGAGTTCGTAACCCGTCCGCACCCCCGCTGGTTATCCACCGCGAGAGCGACGGGTCAGTGTGGACCGAATTCACTCTGGGCGCGGCCTTCGAAGGTCCGATGGGGCATGTGCACGGCGGAGTATCGGCCATGATCCTCGACCATGTGCTCGGGGCGACCGCACACCAACCGGGACGACCCGCTTACACCGGAACGCTGACCCTGCGTTATCACCGGCGCACTCAGTTGCGGCAGCCGTTGCGCGCCGATGCGTGGATCGAAAGTCAGCAGGGCGTCAAGACTTTCGCGGTGGGCCAGATCAGCGATGGCGAGGGGGTGACGGTGTCCGCCGAAGGTGTCTTCATTCATCCTCGTAATAGTTGA